The DNA segment CACTCCAATTTATCTCCAAAGGCCTTCCAAAATGGAAGAGACACTTTTATTTTAagagcattcaaaaaaaaaaccaaaaaaaccaaaaaccccgaTCTTTGGTGTCACataaggaaggggagggaagggagaaaaaagatctCGTGTAAAACACGAAACGCTGTCGAGGGAGTGCTATGGTACAAAGGCACAATCCAATATGAACATATAACCTATATACAGCCGTGCCAGCAGCACGGGGTGCTGTGCTCAGTCCAGTCCGGTGCCCGCCACCCTCACCAGGGTCTCCAGACCGAGTCGGCGGTGCCGGGTGGCGGGCCAGGCGGCGAGGCGGCAGTGGCAGCTGTGGGTGGGCCGCCATACAGGGGCAGCACAGCACCGCCGGGAGCAAAGGCGGTGCTGGGGATGAGGAAGGCGAACTGCCCATCGGaagctggcagcagctggaagccACCGTACACCTTGGCTGCGTCCGCGCCCGGCTTGCAGGGCATGCCTGGGAGCGGCCCCGTGCCACTGCCCGGCGGCACCAGCGGTGGCCCAAAGGCTGCGGCTGGTGGCagcgggggcggtggggggggcgCAGGGTAGTTCATGGCGTTGATCTGGGTCATGCAGCTGGCCAGGTGGCCCAGGAGCCGGGTGCGCACCTCAGTGTTGACGCCCTCGCAGGTGGAGAGGAACCGTGTCACCTCGTTCATGCACTCGCTGAAGCCGGCGCGGTACTTGCCCAGCACCGTGGGGTCTGTGCTCAGTGCGGCTGCAGGGGGAGAGAGGCGCACAGCGGTCAGCTGGCTCTGCAGGGGATGGGAACGTGCAGCCTACTGGTGTTGGGTCCTGCAACCCCTCCGAGCTGGGAATCCAGGGCCCTCTGGCAGCGTGTCTTGTGCTCCTGGGTGCCAAGGATCTGGACGGAGAGCACGGCCCCTCTGGCACCAGGAACCCAGGTGGGGAACAGACAACCCCAGGAGTCCTCCTGTGCCCTTAAGCACTGGGGATCCAGGTTGGGAGCACAGTCCCCCTGGCAGCTCTCGTGCTTCCCGTCCCCCCAAAAGAGAGGCAGGTGGGGAGTACAGCTCTGCTAGCAGAGAGGACCCAAGCCAGGACCGcagccctcccagtgccctccagtaCCAGGGATGCAGATGGAGAGCGCAgtgccccccacagcccccctgtGCTGGGGATACAGGTACAGAGCAGGGTgcccctcaccgcccccccccctcccacccccagtaCCAGGGATGCAGGTGTGGAGCCGGGTGCCCCCGTCATCCTCACTACCGAGGATGCAGGCAGGGAGTgcgattcccccccccagccccgcttcCCCCCCCGCGGGACTCACCGGTCATCTGGGCTCGCTGGAGGCTCCGCAGGTGCTTGACGGTCATCTCCAGGATGTCAGCCTTCTCCAGCTTGGAGTGCCGCGAGCTCTGCGGGCACAGGCGGGGCTCAGACCGGCCCGGCAGCGGCGCCGGTCCCCCCCGCGCCCACCGCCccgggtgtccccgtcccccccccccgcttacaTCCTTCTTCAGCGCGTCTAGGATGAGCGTCTTCAGCTGCCCCAGGCTCTCGTTGATGCGCGCCCGCCGCCGCTTCTCCATGATGGGCTTGGAAGACTGCAAGAGAGGCGGCGGTCAGCGCCCGGCCGCTGGCTCCCTACGGCACCGCCCGTCCCGGCGCCGCCCGGTCGCGGCCGCCCTTACCTTCCGGTGCTCCGCCGCCGTCTTCGGCTTGTCGGGCGTCGCGTTGACGCTGGCGGGGGTGGCGGCCACCGGCGAGGCGCTGCTCTTCTCCATCAGGTCGGCCGGCATCCTGCGCCCGCgccggcagcgcccgccgccgcggaagaggcgccgccgccgcggcaggAGCAGCAacagcggcggcagcggggggggggccgggggcggcggggcgggggcgggcgcgcgCTCCAGGCCGGCGgtgcggcggcggggccggcagggcGCGGGTGCCGCGCGCCCTTGGCCGCCCCTACTTATAGCGCGCGCCGCACGCGCGCGGCTCGTGTGAAACGTCCCCCGCCGCCGTTCCCACACTCGCGCCCAGCCAATGGGCGCCGCCCGCACGCGGCCCCGCTCGTGGACGGCGCCCGGCCATTGGCTGGGCGccgcgcggcggccgccggccaatggcgcggggcgggcgggcgggcgggcgggcgggcggccgcggtTAACCCCTTGGGCACCGcccgcggaggcgggggggggagggattggggggcgggaggaggacttcggcggggaggaggcgggggcggCCCTCGGGGAGCGCCGCGCTAATTACCGGGTTAATTGGCGCCCGTGGCAGGCGCGGCCCCGCCCGCTCCCCTCGGGGGGCGCCGGctgccggccccggggcgggctgcGCCGTGGGGGGCCGCGGCCCGCCGGGGCGAAGGCCTGGACGTGGCGGCCCGGGCCCGGCTGTGGTGGC comes from the Accipiter gentilis chromosome 6, bAccGen1.1, whole genome shotgun sequence genome and includes:
- the HES1 gene encoding transcription factor HES-1, with amino-acid sequence MPADLMEKSSASPVAATPASVNATPDKPKTAAEHRKSSKPIMEKRRRARINESLGQLKTLILDALKKDSSRHSKLEKADILEMTVKHLRSLQRAQMTAALSTDPTVLGKYRAGFSECMNEVTRFLSTCEGVNTEVRTRLLGHLASCMTQINAMNYPAPPPPPPLPPAAAFGPPLVPPGSGTGPLPGMPCKPGADAAKVYGGFQLLPASDGQFAFLIPSTAFAPGGAVLPLYGGPPTAATAASPPGPPPGTADSVWRPW